A window of Clostridium botulinum BKT015925 contains these coding sequences:
- a CDS encoding 4Fe-4S binding protein, translating to MLKLWKKYSFIILIVFIVGGIFNIKIAMAAIVCMLGPLILALLGKGRFWCGNICPRGSFYDNIVKKFSNKKRVPGLLKSKIFRVLVIVFMFYMFGIGIYMNWGNIAGIAMVFYRMIVVTTLVGLILSIFYNHRSWCNFCPMGSIAAFISYFKKNRKTLKVNSNCVSCKLCQRKCPMGIVPYDYKGDILKHIDCIQCGECVKYCPKNSIKY from the coding sequence ATGTTAAAATTATGGAAAAAATATTCGTTTATTATTCTCATCGTTTTTATAGTCGGGGGTATATTTAATATTAAGATAGCCATGGCAGCCATTGTATGTATGTTAGGGCCATTAATACTAGCTTTATTGGGAAAGGGAAGGTTTTGGTGTGGAAATATTTGTCCAAGGGGTAGCTTTTACGATAATATAGTAAAAAAGTTTAGTAATAAAAAAAGGGTTCCAGGGTTACTAAAATCAAAAATCTTTAGAGTGTTAGTTATTGTATTCATGTTTTATATGTTTGGAATAGGTATATATATGAATTGGGGAAATATAGCTGGAATAGCAATGGTTTTTTATAGAATGATAGTAGTTACAACTTTAGTAGGATTGATATTATCTATATTTTATAATCATAGATCTTGGTGCAATTTCTGTCCTATGGGAAGTATTGCTGCTTTTATATCATATTTTAAGAAGAATAGAAAAACATTAAAAGTAAATTCAAATTGTGTATCATGTAAGTTGTGTCAAAGAAAATGTCCAATGGGAATAGTTCCATATGATTATAAAGGGGATATTTTAAAGCATATAGATTGTATACAATGTGGTGAATGTGTAAAATATTGTCCCAAAAATTCAATAAAATATTAA
- a CDS encoding DUF488 domain-containing protein yields the protein MKCYTIGLSTRRLDDFLNLIKIYGIDCIMDIRSNPYSIDKENNVYDKEIIEKYIKQCGINYIYMGKELGHERIKGELKESGFSEVIGNSVINKGLHRIVEGIKRGHRIAIMCTEKNPFHCSRGIVLGYALKNMGIDLEHIISDIKSKTQERIEEEIFITYEPILKKRFVNLTVQDIVEYDDYDNINAKDIKNIKRMVIEEGYKRKFQELKS from the coding sequence ATGAAATGTTATACAATAGGACTTTCTACTAGAAGATTAGATGATTTTTTAAATTTAATAAAAATATATGGTATTGATTGTATTATGGACATAAGAAGTAATCCTTATAGTATAGATAAAGAAAATAATGTATATGACAAAGAAATTATTGAAAAGTATATTAAACAATGTGGAATAAATTATATATATATGGGTAAAGAGTTGGGGCATGAAAGAATTAAAGGTGAATTAAAAGAGAGTGGTTTTAGCGAGGTTATAGGAAATAGCGTTATTAATAAAGGACTTCACAGAATAGTTGAAGGAATTAAAAGGGGTCATAGAATAGCAATAATGTGCACTGAAAAAAATCCATTTCATTGTAGCAGAGGGATTGTATTGGGGTATGCATTGAAAAATATGGGCATTGATTTAGAACATATAATAAGTGATATAAAATCAAAGACTCAAGAAAGAATAGAAGAAGAAATTTTTATAACGTATGAACCTATATTGAAAAAAAGATTTGTAAATTTAACAGTTCAAGATATAGTTGAATACGATGATTATGATAATATTAATGCAAAAGATATAAAAAATATAAAAAGAATGGTTATAGAAGAAGGATATAAGAGAAAATTTCAAGAATTAAAAAGTTAA
- a CDS encoding DEAD/DEAH box helicase, which produces MNGGFIYSTALRVFPSTVTLKENLRSLPEIINFSNELCYSNKIITHKDNNIFGELWSAINTVKVDGLRDEDKPINVNEAKAIVEQIEQCCKNPIYNGMSMGVISLLGDEQGELINNLLKSKIGYEEMKNRKIVCGNPYTLQGEERDIIFLSMVISKDVKFATLTKDADIRRFNVATSRAKRQMWLFHSVNLEDLNEECIRAKLLNYCINFKVINKKLRIA; this is translated from the coding sequence ATAAACGGGGGATTTATATATTCTACAGCTCTTAGAGTATTTCCATCAACGGTAACATTAAAAGAAAACTTAAGATCTTTACCTGAAATAATTAATTTTAGTAATGAGTTATGTTATTCAAATAAGATAATAACACATAAAGATAACAATATATTTGGAGAGTTATGGTCAGCTATCAATACTGTTAAGGTTGATGGATTAAGAGATGAAGATAAACCTATTAATGTAAATGAAGCAAAAGCTATAGTTGAACAAATAGAACAATGTTGTAAAAATCCAATATACAATGGAATGTCTATGGGAGTAATATCCTTGTTAGGAGATGAGCAAGGAGAATTAATAAATAATCTATTAAAGAGTAAAATCGGTTATGAAGAAATGAAAAATAGAAAAATAGTTTGTGGAAATCCATATACACTTCAAGGAGAGGAGAGAGATATAATATTTTTGTCTATGGTTATAAGTAAAGATGTTAAATTTGCTACCCTAACTAAAGATGCAGATATAAGACGGTTTAATGTAGCAACTAGCAGAGCTAAAAGACAAATGTGGCTTTTCCATTCAGTAAACTTAGAGGATTTAAATGAGGAGTGTATAAGGGCAAAACTATTAAATTATTGTATAAACTTTAAGGTTATAAATAAAAAATTAAGAATAGCTTAA